A single genomic interval of Helicoverpa armigera isolate CAAS_96S chromosome 22, ASM3070526v1, whole genome shotgun sequence harbors:
- the LOC110381981 gene encoding circumsporozoite protein yields the protein MFKHFFVFVVCIIAMMIGNSMQQIPGAGGFAGAPAAAMGAGMAAATGAMGAGVGAAGGAMGAGIEAAKTAMAAGAATAGAGMGAAAGFGAMG from the exons atgttcAAGCATTTCTTTGTTTTCGTTGTGTGCATCATCGCTATGATGATTGGAAAC AGCATGCAGCAGATTCCTG GTGCTGGAGGATTCGCTGGTGCTCCCGCCGCAGCAATGGGAGCCGGTATGGCGGCTGCAACTGGTGCAATGGGGGCCGGTGTGGGGGCTGCAGGTGGCGCTATGGGGGCTGGTATCGAGGCTGCAAAGACCGCAATGGCAGCCGGCGCAGCAACTGCAGGAGCTGGCATGGGAGCTGCAGCTGGTTTCGGAGC AATGGGCTAA
- the LOC110381983 gene encoding uncharacterized protein LOC110381983 isoform X4, with the protein MFKKLFLAFLVVLMFGSSLQQAGLGGLGGYGAGASMGFGFGGNAGAGGGADGGAGSGGGAGAGANGGFGFGMSGGAGAGGNGGGGWGKK; encoded by the exons atgttcaaGAAATTATTCTTAGCTTTTCTCGTAGTTTTAATGTTCGGTTCT agcCTGCAGCAAGCGGGTCTAGGGGGTC ttggcGGATATGGGGCAGGAG CCAGCATGGGTTTTGGTTTCGGTGGCAACGCCGGGGCTGGGGGCGGAGCTGACGGCGGAGCCGGTAGTGGCG GCGGAGCTGGTGCCGGAGCTAATGGTGGTTTCGGGTTTGGCATGAGCGGAGGCGCAGGGGCGGGAGGCAATGGCGGCGGCGGCTGGGGCAAGAAGTAA
- the LOC110381983 gene encoding uncharacterized protein LOC110381983 isoform X2 yields MFKKLFLAFLVVLMFGSSLQQAGLGGLGGYGAGAGSGYGAGASMGFGFGGNAGAGGGADGGAGSGGGAGAGANGGFGFGMSGGAGAGGNGGGGWGKK; encoded by the exons atgttcaaGAAATTATTCTTAGCTTTTCTCGTAGTTTTAATGTTCGGTTCT agcCTGCAGCAAGCGGGTCTAGGGGGTC ttggcGGATATGGGGCAGGAG ctgGCTCTGGATATGGGGCAGGAG CCAGCATGGGTTTTGGTTTCGGTGGCAACGCCGGGGCTGGGGGCGGAGCTGACGGCGGAGCCGGTAGTGGCG GCGGAGCTGGTGCCGGAGCTAATGGTGGTTTCGGGTTTGGCATGAGCGGAGGCGCAGGGGCGGGAGGCAATGGCGGCGGCGGCTGGGGCAAGAAGTAA
- the LOC110381983 gene encoding uncharacterized protein LOC110381983 isoform X1: MFKKLFLAFLVVLMFGSSLQQAGLGGLGGYGAGAGSGYGAGASMGFGFGGNAGAGGGADGGAGSGGQGGAGAGANGGFGFGMSGGAGAGGNGGGGWGKK, encoded by the exons atgttcaaGAAATTATTCTTAGCTTTTCTCGTAGTTTTAATGTTCGGTTCT agcCTGCAGCAAGCGGGTCTAGGGGGTC ttggcGGATATGGGGCAGGAG ctgGCTCTGGATATGGGGCAGGAG CCAGCATGGGTTTTGGTTTCGGTGGCAACGCCGGGGCTGGGGGCGGAGCTGACGGCGGAGCCGGTAGTGGCG GGCAAGGCGGAGCTGGTGCCGGAGCTAATGGTGGTTTCGGGTTTGGCATGAGCGGAGGCGCAGGGGCGGGAGGCAATGGCGGCGGCGGCTGGGGCAAGAAGTAA
- the LOC110381983 gene encoding uncharacterized protein LOC110381983 isoform X3, with the protein MFKKLFLAFLVVLMFGSSLQQAGLGGLGGYGAGASMGFGFGGNAGAGGGADGGAGSGGQGGAGAGANGGFGFGMSGGAGAGGNGGGGWGKK; encoded by the exons atgttcaaGAAATTATTCTTAGCTTTTCTCGTAGTTTTAATGTTCGGTTCT agcCTGCAGCAAGCGGGTCTAGGGGGTC ttggcGGATATGGGGCAGGAG CCAGCATGGGTTTTGGTTTCGGTGGCAACGCCGGGGCTGGGGGCGGAGCTGACGGCGGAGCCGGTAGTGGCG GGCAAGGCGGAGCTGGTGCCGGAGCTAATGGTGGTTTCGGGTTTGGCATGAGCGGAGGCGCAGGGGCGGGAGGCAATGGCGGCGGCGGCTGGGGCAAGAAGTAA